One window of Theropithecus gelada isolate Dixy chromosome 4, Tgel_1.0, whole genome shotgun sequence genomic DNA carries:
- the KIAA0408 gene encoding uncharacterized protein KIAA0408 homolog, protein MDLHKQWENTETNWHKEKMELLDQFDNERKEWESQWKIMQKKIEELCQEVKLRREINMNERAKIIDLYHEKTIPDKMIESSPNYPDLGQCEFIRTNHEDGLRKENKTEQSLVSGGNQMCKEQKATKKSEVGFLDPLATDNQKECEAWPVLRTSEEESKSCSGALNTALEELAKVSEELCSFQEEIQKRSNHRRMKSDSFLQEMPNVTDIPHGDPMINNDPCILPSSLEKEKQKNRKNLSCTNMLQSNSAKKCGIDTIDLKRNETPPVPPPRSTSRNIPSSDSEQAYERWKERLDHNSWVPHEGQSERNYNPHFPLRQHEMSILYPNEGKTLKDGIIFSSLVPEVKIDSKPPSNEDVGLSMWSYDIGIGAQRSPSTSWFQKTCSTPSNPKYETVIPDHPAKSHPDLHVSNDCNSSVADSSSPLRNFSCGFERTTRNKKLAAKTDEFNRTVFRTDRNCQAIQQNQSCSKLSEDLKPCDTSSAHTGSISQSNDVSGIWKTNAHMPVPMENVPDNPTKKSTTGLVRQMQGHLSPRSYRNMLHEHDWRPSNLSGRPRSADPRSNYGVVEKLLKTYETATESALQNSTCFRDNWTKCNSDVSGGATLSQHLEMLQMEQEFQQKTAVWGGQEVKQGIDRKKITEESMSVNASHGKGFSRPARPANRRLPSRWASRSPSAPPALRRSTHNYTISLRSEASMA, encoded by the exons ATGGACCTACATAAGCAGTGGGAGAACACAGAGACTAACTGGCATAAGGAAAAGATGGAATTACTGGACCAATTTGACAATGAAAGAAAGGAATGGGAAAGTCAATGGAAGATTatgcagaagaaaatagaagag ctTTGCCAGGAAGTAAAGCTTCGGAGGGAAATCAATATGAATGAACGTGCTAAGATCATTGATCTTTACCATGAGAAGACCATTCCAGACAAAATGATAGAATCTTCCCCAAATTACCCCGATTTAGGACAATGTGAATTTATAAGGACAAATCATGAAGATGgtctgagaaaagaaaacaaaacagagcagaGCTTAGTCAGTGGAGGAAATCAAATGTGTAAGgaacaaaaagcaacaaaaaaatcagaagtagGGTTTTTGGATCCTCTGGCTACAGACAACCAAAAGGAATGTGAGGCCTGGCCTGTCCTGAGGACTTCTGAGGAAGAGAGTAAGAGCTGTTCTGGCGCCCTCAATACA GCTCTTGAAGAACTTGCGAAGGTTAGTGAAGAATTATGCAGCTTTCAAGAGGAAATTCAAAAGCGGTCTAACCATAGAAG gATGAAGTCAGATTCTTTTCTCCAGGAAATGCCAAATGTAACTGATATACCTCATGGGGACCCCATGATCAACAATGACCCGTGCATTCTTCCAAGtagtttagaaaaagaaaaacagaaaaataggaagaatCTGAGCTGTACCAATATGCTCCAGAGCAATTCTGCGAAAAAATGTGGAATTGATACAATCgatttgaaaagaaatgaaactccACCAGTTCCTCCTCCAAGAAGCACCTCTCGAAATATTCCCAGCTCAGATTCTGAACAAGCCTatgaaagatggaaggaaaggtTAGACCACAACAGCTGGGTGCCCCATGAGGGTCAAAGTGAAAGGAATTACAACCCTCACTTCCCTTTGAGACAACATGAGATGTCTATTTTGTATCCAAATGAAGGGAAAACTTTGAAAGATGGTATCATCTTTTCCTCTTTGGTACCAGAAGTCAAAATAGATAGCAAGCCTCCAAGTAATGAGGATGTTGGACTTAGCATGTGGTCATATGACATTGGGATAGGTGCACAAAGGAGCCCCTCTACTTCATGGTTTCAGAAAACCTGCTCTACCCCCAGTAATCCAAAATATGAAACGGTGATCCCAGATCACCCTGCTAAATCTCATCCCGATCTTCATGTAAGTAATGACTGTAACTCCTCAGTGGCAGACAGCAGTAGCCCACTTAGAAACTTCAGCTGTGGCTTTGAAAGGACTACAAGGAACAAGAAGCTGGCAGCAAAGACTGATGAATTTAACAGAACTGTATTTAGAACAGATAGAAATTGTCAGGCAATACAGCAAAATCAAAGCTGCTCAAAATTATCGGAGGATCTCAAGCCCTGTGATACTTCATCTGCTCACACAGGTAGCATATCACAAAGTAATGATGTGTCTGGTATTTGGAAAACCAATGCCCACATGCCTGTGCCCATGGAAAATGTGCCTGATAATCCCACCAAGAAATCCACAACAGGCCTAGTAAGACAAATGCAGGGACACCTAAGTCCTCGCAGTTATCGGAATATGCTCCACGAGCATGACTGGAGACCGAGTAATTTGTCTGGCCGTCCAAGGTCAGCTGATCCCAGGTCAAATTATGGTGTTGTGGAAAAGCTGCTGAAAACCTATGAGACAGCAACAGAGTCTGCACTGCAAAATTCTACGTGCTTCCGGGATAACTGGACCAAATGTAATTCTGATGTCAGTGGTGGTGCCACATTAAGTCAGCATTTAGAAATGCTCCAAATGGAACAAGAGTTTCAGCAAAAGACAGCTGTGTGGGGGGGACAGGAAGTGAAGCAAGGAATAGATCGGAAAAAGATAACAGAG GAATCCATGTCAGTGAACGCCTCACATGGAAAAGGATTTTCCCGACCTGCTAGACCAGCAAATCGTCGTCTCCCCTCCAGATGGGCATCCAGATCTCCATCTGCACCCCCTGCGTTGCGAAGATCTACCCACAACTATACCATTTCTCTGCGATCCGAAGCGTCAATGGCTTAA